A stretch of the Archangium violaceum genome encodes the following:
- a CDS encoding 1-deoxy-D-xylulose-5-phosphate synthase: MRERLLPRIQSPGDVRSLPESELPGLCEELREDIISLCGRVGGHLGASLGAVELIVALHRVFHSPQDALIFDVGHQAYAHKLLTGRRERMGTLRQAGGISPFLDPRESSHDALAAGHASTAVSAALGMLEGRRLQGRPGHVVAVVGDGALTGGLTFEGLNNTGGTHLPLVVVLNDNQMSISANVGAIPALLRTREARAFFEGLGFTYLGPVDGHDLGALTHALREARASTRPVVVHALTQKGRGFPPAEADAQTRGHAMGPYEWRDGKLVRSRGGQRTFSEAFASALEDVMARDARVVAVTPAMLEGSALVGLKQRYPERVFDVGIAEQHAVTFCAGLAATGLRPVCAIYSTFLQRAYDQVIHDVCLPGVPVLFAVDRAGLVGADGATHQGTYDVASLRPIPGLTLMAPVTGEDVTAMLATALSLPGPSLMRFPRGTLPVLPAEQNPGAGPVRGARWLKRATEARVSFITLGPLGMSALEAAGGEPGWSVLDARFVSPLDEASVLKAAACGRVVVAEEGTTHGGLGGAVLELLAARGVSARVTLLGMPDAFVPHGDARVQRAELGLDAAGLRRAAQALLSEGGAR, from the coding sequence GTGAGGGAGCGGCTCCTGCCGCGCATCCAATCCCCAGGGGACGTGCGATCGCTCCCCGAATCCGAGCTGCCTGGCCTGTGCGAGGAGCTGCGTGAGGACATCATCTCCCTGTGTGGCCGCGTGGGTGGCCACCTGGGGGCCTCGCTCGGCGCGGTGGAGCTGATCGTCGCCCTGCATCGCGTCTTCCACTCGCCCCAGGACGCGCTCATCTTCGACGTGGGCCATCAGGCCTATGCGCACAAGCTGCTGACGGGCCGGCGCGAGCGCATGGGCACCCTGCGCCAGGCCGGGGGGATCTCTCCCTTCCTGGATCCCCGCGAGAGCTCCCATGACGCGCTGGCCGCGGGCCACGCGAGCACCGCCGTCTCCGCGGCGCTGGGCATGCTCGAGGGGCGGCGCCTGCAGGGGCGGCCCGGGCACGTGGTGGCGGTGGTGGGGGACGGGGCGCTCACCGGTGGGCTCACCTTCGAGGGCCTCAACAACACCGGGGGCACGCACCTGCCGCTGGTGGTGGTGCTCAACGACAACCAGATGTCCATCTCCGCCAACGTGGGCGCCATCCCCGCGCTGCTGCGCACGCGCGAGGCGCGGGCCTTCTTCGAGGGGCTGGGCTTCACGTACCTGGGGCCGGTGGACGGGCATGACCTGGGGGCGCTCACGCACGCGCTGCGCGAGGCCCGAGCCTCCACGCGCCCGGTGGTGGTGCACGCGTTGACGCAGAAGGGGCGGGGTTTTCCTCCGGCCGAGGCGGACGCGCAGACGCGTGGCCACGCCATGGGGCCCTATGAGTGGCGAGATGGGAAGCTGGTGCGCTCGCGCGGCGGCCAGCGAACCTTCAGCGAGGCCTTCGCCTCCGCGCTGGAGGACGTCATGGCCCGCGATGCGCGCGTGGTGGCGGTGACGCCGGCCATGTTGGAGGGCTCGGCGCTGGTGGGCCTCAAGCAGCGCTACCCCGAGCGTGTCTTCGACGTGGGCATCGCCGAGCAGCACGCCGTCACCTTCTGCGCGGGGCTCGCGGCCACCGGGCTGCGGCCCGTGTGCGCCATCTATTCGACCTTCCTGCAGCGCGCGTACGACCAGGTCATCCACGACGTGTGCCTGCCGGGCGTGCCCGTGTTGTTCGCCGTGGATCGCGCCGGGTTGGTGGGTGCGGATGGCGCCACGCACCAGGGCACCTACGACGTGGCCTCGCTCAGGCCCATTCCGGGCCTCACGTTGATGGCGCCGGTGACGGGCGAGGATGTGACGGCGATGCTCGCCACCGCGCTCTCGTTGCCCGGGCCCTCGCTCATGCGGTTTCCGCGCGGCACCCTGCCGGTGCTGCCCGCGGAGCAGAACCCGGGAGCGGGTCCGGTGCGTGGGGCGCGCTGGTTGAAGCGGGCGACGGAGGCGCGAGTGTCCTTCATCACCCTCGGGCCTCTGGGCATGTCCGCGCTGGAGGCCGCGGGTGGGGAGCCGGGCTGGAGCGTGCTGGACGCGCGCTTCGTCTCTCCGCTCGACGAGGCCTCGGTGCTGAAGGCCGCCGCGTGCGGGCGCGTGGTGGTGGCGGAGGAGGGGACGACGCACGGCGGGTTGGGCGGCGCGGTGTTGGAGTTGCTCGCCGCGAGGGGCGTGAGCGCGCGGGTGACGTTGCTGGGCATGCCGGATGCTTTCGTGCCCCATGGGGATGCGCGCGTGCAGCGGGCCGAGCTGGGGCTGGATGCCGCGGGCCTGCGACGCGCCGCGCAGGCCCTGCTCTCCGAGGGAGGTGCACGGTGA
- a CDS encoding TlyA family RNA methyltransferase: MKPRKERIDVLVVERGLAESRTKAQALILAGQVVVDDQRVDKPGALVPVEAELRLKGEVLPYVSRGGLKLKAAIERFGLDVRGRVAADIGASTGGFTDCLLQEGAIRVHAIDVGYGQLHEKLRTDARVRSRERVNARYLSAEELPEPVDVVVIDVSFISLTQVLPAVFPFLKPGGLLVALVKPQFEVGPDKVGKGGVVKDPAARQGAIDSVSAFVREQGLTVRGVMDSTVPGPAGNVEALLVADKP; this comes from the coding sequence GTGAAGCCGCGCAAGGAGCGCATCGACGTGCTGGTGGTGGAGCGGGGGCTGGCCGAGTCGCGCACGAAGGCCCAGGCGCTCATCCTCGCCGGCCAGGTGGTGGTGGATGACCAGCGGGTGGACAAGCCCGGCGCGCTGGTGCCGGTGGAGGCCGAGCTGCGTCTCAAGGGCGAGGTGCTGCCCTACGTGTCCCGGGGTGGGCTGAAGCTGAAGGCCGCCATCGAGCGTTTCGGCCTGGATGTGCGGGGCAGGGTGGCCGCCGACATCGGCGCGAGCACCGGTGGCTTCACCGACTGCCTGCTGCAGGAGGGCGCCATCCGCGTCCACGCCATCGACGTGGGCTACGGCCAGCTCCACGAGAAGCTGCGCACGGATGCTCGCGTCCGCTCGCGAGAGCGCGTCAATGCCCGCTACCTCTCCGCCGAGGAGCTCCCCGAGCCCGTGGACGTGGTGGTCATCGACGTGAGCTTCATCTCGCTGACGCAGGTGTTGCCGGCGGTGTTTCCCTTCCTGAAGCCCGGGGGCCTGCTGGTGGCGCTGGTGAAGCCCCAGTTCGAGGTGGGGCCCGACAAGGTGGGGAAGGGCGGCGTGGTGAAGGACCCCGCCGCGCGCCAGGGAGCCATCGACTCCGTCTCCGCCTTCGTCCGCGAGCAGGGCCTCACGGTGCGCGGAGTGATGGACTCGACGGTGCCCGGGCCCGCGGGCAACGTCGAGGCCCTGCTCGTCGCGGACAAGCCGTGA
- a CDS encoding HAD-IA family hydrolase produces the protein MITHVVFDFDGTLADSREAAIKLYNELAEKNGYGLLTADNLAKMRELSIFERCKELGVAPYKLPWLVVQLTRNFRQAIQSIEFNEGIPELLQELRARGLKLMILSSNDEGNIRAFLRRHSAEDWVDEISCSSSIFGKARLLRALMKRAGLTPDQLVYVGDEHRDVQACKDVGVRVIAVRWGVDADVRLREAGPNHIADRPAEIAECVSRWSTAA, from the coding sequence GTGATCACGCATGTCGTATTTGATTTCGACGGGACGCTGGCGGACTCGAGGGAAGCGGCGATCAAGCTCTACAACGAGCTCGCCGAGAAGAACGGGTACGGCCTGCTGACCGCCGACAACCTCGCGAAGATGCGGGAGCTGTCCATCTTCGAGCGGTGCAAGGAGCTCGGGGTCGCGCCATACAAACTGCCCTGGTTAGTGGTTCAGCTCACCCGGAACTTCCGGCAGGCGATACAGTCGATCGAGTTCAACGAGGGCATCCCCGAGTTGCTCCAGGAGCTGAGGGCCCGGGGTCTCAAGTTGATGATCCTGTCGTCCAACGACGAGGGAAACATCCGGGCCTTCCTCCGGCGGCACTCGGCCGAGGACTGGGTGGATGAGATCTCTTGCAGCAGCAGCATCTTCGGCAAAGCCAGGCTGCTGCGCGCGCTGATGAAGCGAGCCGGGCTGACCCCCGACCAGCTCGTCTACGTGGGCGACGAGCACCGGGACGTGCAGGCGTGCAAGGACGTCGGCGTGCGGGTCATCGCCGTCCGTTGGGGCGTCGACGCCGACGTCCGACTGCGGGAGGCCGGGCCGAACCACATCGCCGATCGTCCGGCGGAGATCGCCGAGTGCGTGAGCCGCTGGTCGACGGCGGCCTGA
- a CDS encoding OmpA family protein: MVGFRTNARPYEAHSPATLGNGWRDASNLRHASTSTGGVGLLRVSGADLGRTGVLRFSVTGEFFSSPDFPVLDANNTRTAGTFAIGYVPLDFLDVSLSYTASTNTNSRSSPTLIQALGDVTLGARATKQWLPGLWAGGDVRVMTFSGVGDGKIAFGFSPRAVATYDARTLDPRLPLRVHTNLGLMFDGTGSLVEAGRLNASEEYALGINRYSRFTVGLGLEAPLPIATPFIEYGLASPLGVPDGQLASPDGTAVSVGSVAPRTLGLGVRVTALQNLTFTAAAELGLTRQVGYGVQPVPPFNLVLGASFNVDPSLQATGGTRVVERVVHEPAVTRTAVAAPQTSQVSGVVLDAKTRQPIPGVFVALVDSTLPPVASAPGDGRFLTYALPSGTVKLSVRKEGYLPMEKEVVLKAGETTSVELELVAEVKPATLALAVTSKRKPVSATLAFLGGPESRQVAFSAANAASHSLQLPAGHYVVEVTAPGFLAQTRPVQLTDGTSLELAFDLEPEPKQWQVKRENDKLELLQSLRFADGKAVLLPDSYPMLSQVVDLVVRTGIKRLRIEGHTDNQGDKTANLNLSKDRARAVADALIQLGLEPARIESEGFGDSRPVAPNLTPRGRELNRRVEFVILER; encoded by the coding sequence ATGGTTGGGTTTCGGACAAATGCCCGGCCCTATGAGGCCCACAGCCCCGCCACGCTGGGCAACGGCTGGAGGGACGCGAGCAACCTGCGCCACGCCTCCACCTCCACGGGCGGTGTGGGACTGTTGCGCGTGAGCGGCGCGGACCTCGGACGCACGGGCGTGCTGCGCTTCTCGGTGACGGGCGAGTTCTTCTCCTCCCCGGACTTCCCCGTCCTGGACGCGAACAACACTCGCACGGCCGGTACCTTCGCCATCGGCTACGTGCCGCTCGACTTCCTCGACGTGTCGCTGTCCTACACGGCCTCGACCAATACCAACTCCCGCTCCTCCCCCACCCTCATCCAGGCGCTCGGCGACGTGACGCTGGGGGCCCGCGCCACGAAGCAGTGGCTGCCCGGACTGTGGGCGGGGGGCGACGTGCGCGTGATGACCTTCTCCGGCGTGGGCGATGGCAAGATCGCCTTCGGCTTCTCGCCCCGCGCGGTGGCCACCTACGACGCGCGCACGTTGGATCCGCGACTACCCCTGCGCGTCCACACCAACCTGGGCCTGATGTTCGATGGCACGGGCTCGCTGGTGGAGGCCGGGCGGCTCAACGCCTCCGAGGAGTACGCGCTGGGCATCAACCGCTACTCCCGCTTCACCGTGGGGCTCGGGCTGGAGGCGCCGCTGCCCATCGCCACGCCGTTCATCGAGTACGGCCTGGCCTCGCCGCTGGGCGTGCCGGACGGCCAGCTTGCCTCGCCGGATGGGACGGCCGTGTCCGTGGGCAGTGTGGCGCCACGAACGCTCGGGCTGGGCGTCCGGGTGACGGCCCTGCAGAACCTCACCTTCACCGCGGCGGCCGAGCTCGGCCTCACGCGCCAGGTGGGCTACGGGGTGCAGCCCGTGCCTCCCTTCAACCTGGTGCTCGGCGCCTCCTTCAACGTGGACCCCTCGCTCCAGGCCACCGGTGGCACGCGCGTGGTCGAGCGGGTGGTCCACGAGCCGGCGGTGACGCGGACCGCCGTCGCCGCGCCCCAGACGTCCCAGGTGTCCGGCGTGGTGCTGGACGCGAAGACGCGCCAGCCGATCCCCGGCGTCTTCGTGGCCCTGGTGGACTCGACGCTGCCCCCGGTCGCCTCGGCTCCGGGTGACGGCCGCTTCCTCACGTACGCGCTGCCGAGCGGCACGGTGAAGCTCTCCGTGCGCAAGGAGGGCTACCTCCCGATGGAGAAGGAGGTCGTGCTGAAGGCGGGAGAGACGACCAGCGTGGAGCTGGAGCTCGTGGCGGAGGTGAAGCCCGCGACGCTCGCCCTCGCCGTCACCTCGAAGCGCAAGCCCGTGTCGGCCACGCTGGCCTTCCTGGGCGGCCCCGAGTCGCGGCAGGTGGCCTTCTCCGCGGCCAACGCGGCGTCCCACTCGCTGCAACTGCCGGCCGGCCACTACGTGGTGGAGGTCACCGCCCCCGGATTCCTGGCCCAGACGCGCCCCGTGCAGCTCACCGACGGCACCTCGCTGGAGCTCGCGTTCGACCTCGAGCCCGAGCCGAAGCAGTGGCAGGTGAAGCGGGAGAACGACAAGCTGGAGCTGCTCCAGTCCCTGCGCTTCGCGGATGGCAAGGCCGTGCTGCTCCCGGACAGCTACCCGATGCTCTCGCAGGTGGTGGACCTCGTGGTGCGCACCGGCATCAAGCGCCTGCGCATCGAGGGGCACACCGACAACCAGGGTGACAAGACGGCCAACCTGAACCTGTCGAAGGACCGGGCGCGCGCGGTGGCCGATGCCCTCATCCAGCTCGGCCTGGAGCCGGCGCGCATCGAGTCCGAGGGCTTCGGCGACAGCCGCCCCGTCGCTCCCAACCTCACGCCCAGGGGCCGCGAGCTGAACCGGCGCGTGGAGTTCGTCATCCTGGAGCGTTGA
- a CDS encoding ATP-binding protein, whose amino-acid sequence MLAHLSDSGFQWAITEDVQELPGLVDSLRPDAILVSATGKRATEALSAVRQDARLREVRVLADLTRSRSEVLRKLPVDDWVRNLEELSSRLDSALRERRLMERTRNRMERLLEITQAATSSLELEQILRLAVEKVGAVVNADRCSVVLVDDSSARTASVVATLEDPGLSLDVDLARYPELRRALETRQPVLVEEAQRDPLMEEVRPTIAPLGVRSILVQPLVCQDELLGALFLRISRGSEGFGRDEQEFAQAVAAALANCIRNARLHTALKRKRDELELAYVERYRELTEANRRLKDLNRLKDEIIAVCSHDLRAPLQVLLGHGRLLLEGGLDPQQKQSAEAMMRQGRKILGLVESLLERGKGDVARLSIEPRVLDMAVLCKESATELEILAAERGVALRAEAPESMMLIGDELKLHEVLQNLITNAIHHAQDAGEVVVKASRLARPDGDVARIVVQDDGKGIPPEELPLVFDRYRSGAKGGGGTGLGLAICKEFVELHGGEIWAEAPAEGGAAFIFTLPLAQEVSRAVQNLPHKDTAEQPRVLVVEDEPEIAAVLVEVLRSRYRVDVARDGAEGLARARTSKPDLVVMDVFLPKLDGLDAAVALKSSSDTAGIPVILLSAHQGVADKVRALNLGAVDYMSKPFNAMELLGRTERALKLRKAETELERTSSLMRRSGNDPLTGLYDRRGLMLRLDHEVSRGRRYNRPVSLAVLRPDRPVPDELLRGIPEVMRARLRTQDILGHLGEGVLAVVLPECNVEAGRNVISRLLPDVEKHTGVEYRSAVADVSHDSEPADRILERLGAPAPVPKL is encoded by the coding sequence ATGCTCGCGCACCTGTCCGATAGCGGCTTCCAGTGGGCCATCACCGAGGACGTGCAGGAGCTGCCGGGACTGGTGGACTCGTTGCGGCCGGACGCCATCCTCGTGTCGGCCACCGGCAAGCGGGCCACCGAGGCGCTCAGTGCCGTGCGCCAGGATGCGCGGCTGCGCGAGGTCCGGGTGCTGGCGGATCTCACGCGCTCCCGCTCGGAGGTGCTGCGCAAGCTGCCCGTGGACGACTGGGTGCGCAACCTCGAGGAGCTCTCCTCCCGGTTGGACTCGGCGCTGCGCGAGCGGCGGCTCATGGAGCGCACCCGCAACCGCATGGAGCGGCTGCTGGAGATCACCCAGGCCGCCACCAGCTCGCTGGAGCTGGAGCAGATCCTCCGCCTCGCGGTGGAGAAGGTGGGCGCCGTCGTCAACGCCGACCGCTGCTCCGTGGTGTTGGTGGATGACTCCAGCGCGCGCACCGCGAGCGTGGTGGCCACGCTGGAGGATCCGGGCCTGTCGCTGGACGTGGACCTGGCGCGCTACCCCGAGCTGCGCAGGGCCCTGGAGACGCGCCAGCCCGTGCTGGTGGAGGAGGCCCAGCGGGATCCGCTGATGGAAGAGGTGCGTCCCACCATCGCCCCGCTCGGCGTGCGCTCCATCCTCGTGCAGCCGCTGGTGTGCCAGGACGAGCTGCTCGGCGCGCTCTTCCTGCGGATTTCCCGAGGCTCCGAGGGCTTCGGCCGCGACGAGCAGGAGTTCGCCCAGGCGGTGGCGGCGGCGCTCGCCAACTGCATCCGCAACGCCCGCCTGCACACCGCGCTCAAGCGCAAGCGGGACGAGCTCGAGCTGGCCTACGTGGAGCGCTACCGCGAGCTGACCGAGGCCAACCGCCGCCTCAAGGATCTCAACCGGCTCAAGGATGAGATCATCGCCGTGTGCAGCCATGATCTGCGTGCCCCGCTGCAGGTGCTGCTGGGCCATGGCCGGCTGCTGCTGGAGGGCGGGTTGGATCCCCAGCAGAAGCAGTCCGCCGAGGCGATGATGCGCCAGGGCCGGAAGATCCTCGGCCTGGTGGAGTCGCTGCTGGAGCGTGGCAAGGGCGACGTGGCGCGGTTGTCCATCGAGCCGCGCGTGCTGGACATGGCGGTGCTCTGCAAGGAGAGCGCGACCGAGCTGGAGATCCTCGCCGCCGAGCGCGGGGTGGCGCTGAGGGCCGAGGCCCCCGAGAGCATGATGCTCATCGGTGACGAGCTGAAGCTGCACGAGGTGCTGCAGAACCTCATCACCAACGCCATCCACCACGCGCAGGACGCGGGCGAGGTGGTGGTGAAGGCCTCGCGGCTGGCGCGGCCGGACGGGGACGTGGCGCGCATCGTGGTGCAGGACGACGGCAAGGGCATTCCCCCCGAGGAGCTGCCGCTCGTGTTCGACCGCTACCGCAGCGGCGCCAAGGGCGGTGGTGGCACGGGGCTGGGGCTCGCCATCTGCAAGGAGTTCGTGGAGCTGCACGGCGGGGAGATCTGGGCCGAGGCCCCGGCCGAGGGGGGGGCCGCGTTCATCTTCACGCTGCCGCTGGCACAGGAAGTCTCCCGGGCCGTGCAGAACCTCCCGCACAAGGACACGGCGGAGCAGCCGCGCGTACTGGTGGTGGAGGACGAGCCGGAGATCGCCGCGGTGCTGGTGGAGGTGCTGCGCTCGCGCTACCGCGTGGACGTGGCGCGCGATGGCGCCGAGGGCCTGGCGCGGGCACGCACGTCCAAGCCGGACCTGGTGGTGATGGACGTCTTCCTGCCCAAGCTGGACGGCCTGGACGCCGCGGTGGCGCTCAAGTCCTCCTCGGACACCGCCGGCATCCCCGTCATCCTCCTGTCCGCCCACCAGGGCGTGGCCGACAAGGTCCGCGCGCTCAACCTCGGCGCGGTGGACTACATGAGCAAGCCCTTCAACGCCATGGAGCTGCTGGGCCGCACCGAGCGCGCCCTCAAGCTGCGCAAGGCCGAGACGGAGCTGGAGCGCACCTCCTCGCTCATGCGGCGCAGCGGGAACGATCCCCTGACGGGGCTCTATGACCGGCGCGGCCTCATGCTGCGGTTGGACCACGAGGTGAGCCGGGGGCGGCGCTACAACCGTCCGGTGAGCCTCGCCGTCCTCCGCCCGGATCGCCCCGTGCCCGACGAGCTCCTGCGCGGCATTCCCGAGGTGATGCGCGCACGCCTGCGCACCCAGGACATCCTCGGCCACCTGGGCGAGGGCGTGCTCGCCGTCGTCCTGCCCGAGTGCAATGTTGAAGCGGGGCGCAACGTCATCAGCCGCCTGTTGCCGGATGTCGAGAAGCACACAGGGGTGGAGTACCGCTCGGCGGTGGCGGACGTGAGCCACGACAGCGAGCCGGCGGATCGCATCCTGGAGAGGCTGGGCGCACCCGCCCCCGTGCCGAAGCTGTAG
- a CDS encoding tetratricopeptide repeat protein, whose amino-acid sequence MRLPRTLTRAVSLLALVGLGAAAAPASRRPAVDRSAMREAISAAASDEGIASSASYAHYLRAKLLGFQGRHRDAADELRLALATDDNNPHLLTQLGEEYARLGDLTRAERELRRVVARHPRYYAGRLMLGRVLMESGKSARARVHLRRAIQLKPREPEAYLVLAQLHLEGRANEQAVKVVESLAAALPGEASGYRRLGLALAERGDASRAGQMLARAVERDPGDVESLTTLAQLHEKAGRLAQAEDALARALERDPDNQTVLMSAGRLALRLGSPVRARAYFDRLLSITRDPELTVRVALSFLAARDTASAVEVLDTARKGRGASPRTSFYAGLVHERLRHFDAASAAYAEVPDSSELFSEARTRHAICLSRAGRHEKAIALLRDALAERPDDAELRVQYARALERGGSAGDAVASLKEGLELAPGAELHEALASTLQRQGRATEAIALLRAAIDREPREPSLRYVLASVLLGQGDEPGAMTWMRSVLEVDPDHAAAMNFIGYLLAQRGRDFAEAERLVRRALELRPDTGSFLDSLGWIHYQRGDYPRAVEALERAAELEPEEPVILEHLGDAYQRVSRPGDAAGAWRRALELLALNPEAADPADQRALIERKLKLLSTGASGR is encoded by the coding sequence GTGCGCCTGCCTCGAACCCTCACCCGAGCCGTGTCCCTCCTGGCCCTCGTGGGGCTGGGTGCGGCCGCGGCGCCCGCCTCGCGCCGGCCCGCGGTGGACCGGTCGGCCATGCGCGAGGCCATCTCCGCGGCGGCCAGCGACGAAGGCATCGCCTCGTCCGCCAGCTACGCGCATTACCTGCGTGCGAAGCTCCTGGGCTTCCAGGGCAGACACCGGGACGCGGCCGACGAGCTGCGCCTGGCGCTGGCCACCGACGACAACAACCCGCACCTCCTCACGCAGCTCGGAGAGGAGTACGCGCGGCTGGGGGACCTGACGCGCGCCGAGCGCGAGCTGCGGCGTGTGGTGGCGCGTCACCCCCGGTACTACGCCGGGCGGTTGATGCTGGGGCGCGTGTTGATGGAGAGCGGCAAGTCCGCGCGTGCCCGGGTGCACCTGCGGCGCGCCATCCAGCTCAAGCCCCGCGAGCCGGAGGCCTACCTCGTCCTCGCGCAGCTCCACCTGGAGGGGCGCGCGAACGAGCAGGCCGTGAAGGTGGTGGAGTCGCTGGCGGCGGCGCTGCCCGGTGAGGCCTCCGGCTACCGGCGGCTCGGGTTGGCCCTGGCCGAGCGGGGTGATGCGTCTCGGGCCGGGCAGATGCTGGCGCGGGCCGTCGAGCGCGACCCCGGGGACGTGGAGTCGCTGACGACGCTCGCGCAGCTCCACGAGAAGGCCGGGCGCCTCGCCCAGGCGGAGGACGCCCTGGCCCGGGCCCTGGAGAGGGATCCGGACAACCAGACGGTGCTGATGAGCGCGGGTCGGCTCGCCCTGCGGCTCGGCTCTCCGGTGCGGGCGCGGGCGTACTTCGACCGGCTGCTGTCGATCACCAGGGACCCGGAGCTCACCGTCCGGGTGGCGCTGTCCTTCCTGGCCGCGCGGGACACCGCCTCCGCCGTGGAGGTGCTGGATACCGCCCGGAAGGGAAGGGGGGCGTCGCCGCGCACCTCCTTCTACGCGGGCCTGGTGCACGAGCGGCTGCGCCACTTCGACGCGGCCTCCGCCGCCTACGCCGAGGTGCCGGACTCCTCCGAGCTCTTCTCCGAGGCGCGCACCCGTCACGCCATCTGTCTCTCGCGGGCGGGCAGACACGAGAAGGCGATCGCCCTGTTGCGCGACGCCCTGGCCGAGCGTCCCGACGACGCGGAGCTGCGGGTGCAGTACGCCCGGGCGCTGGAGCGCGGTGGCTCGGCCGGGGACGCCGTGGCCTCGCTGAAGGAGGGCCTCGAGCTCGCGCCGGGAGCGGAGCTCCACGAGGCGCTCGCCTCCACGCTGCAGCGGCAGGGGCGCGCCACCGAGGCGATTGCCCTGTTGCGCGCCGCGATCGATCGGGAGCCCCGTGAGCCGTCCCTGCGCTACGTGCTCGCCTCCGTGCTGCTGGGGCAGGGGGACGAGCCGGGGGCCATGACCTGGATGCGCAGCGTGCTCGAGGTGGATCCGGACCACGCCGCGGCCATGAACTTCATCGGCTACCTGCTGGCCCAGCGAGGCCGGGACTTCGCCGAGGCGGAGCGGCTGGTGCGGCGCGCGTTGGAGCTGCGTCCGGATACCGGCTCCTTCCTCGACTCGTTGGGGTGGATCCACTACCAGCGCGGCGACTATCCACGCGCGGTGGAGGCGCTGGAGCGGGCGGCGGAGTTGGAGCCGGAGGAGCCCGTCATCCTGGAGCACCTGGGCGATGCCTACCAGCGCGTATCGCGCCCGGGTGACGCCGCCGGGGCCTGGAGGCGCGCGCTCGAGCTCCTGGCCTTGAATCCGGAGGCCGCCGACCCGGCCGATCAGCGGGCGCTCATCGAGCGGAAGCTGAAGTTGCTATCCACCGGTGCTTCGGGCCGATAA
- a CDS encoding alpha/beta hydrolase, translating to MARFDEGFFTGKDGLRLYWMSEHPEQPRAHVAVVHGYGDHIGRYRTTFDALTAQGFAVHGFDYRGHGRADGRRGFCDSWPDYLDDLAGFWERVRSAANGRKVFVLAHSHGGLMAVHLLKRGGLQGVSGMVLSAPYFKLAITPPVMKLMAARAVGKVLPWLPIKTELSPRDLSRDEAVQRAVRQDPLYNHTVTPRWFIESTQAQARVMTLASEVTVPLFLLSGAEDGVASVETGRAFFEAVGSRDKLYKVYPGMRHEPLNELGKEEVQRDISNWISAHL from the coding sequence ATGGCGCGCTTCGACGAGGGCTTCTTCACTGGGAAGGACGGGCTCCGGCTGTACTGGATGTCCGAGCATCCGGAGCAACCCCGCGCCCACGTGGCGGTGGTGCACGGATACGGCGACCACATCGGCCGCTACCGCACGACATTCGACGCGCTCACGGCCCAGGGGTTCGCCGTCCACGGTTTCGACTACCGCGGGCATGGTCGCGCCGATGGACGCCGGGGCTTCTGCGACTCCTGGCCCGACTACCTGGACGACCTGGCGGGCTTCTGGGAGCGGGTGCGCAGCGCGGCCAACGGGCGCAAGGTCTTCGTGCTCGCGCACAGCCATGGCGGGCTGATGGCGGTGCACCTGCTCAAGCGCGGCGGGCTGCAGGGCGTGAGCGGCATGGTGCTGTCGGCACCCTATTTCAAGCTCGCCATCACTCCGCCCGTGATGAAGCTGATGGCCGCCCGGGCGGTGGGCAAGGTGCTGCCATGGCTGCCCATCAAGACCGAGCTCTCGCCCAGGGATTTGAGCCGGGACGAGGCGGTGCAGCGGGCGGTGCGTCAGGATCCCCTCTACAATCACACCGTGACCCCGCGTTGGTTCATCGAGTCCACCCAGGCCCAGGCCCGGGTGATGACGCTGGCCTCGGAAGTAACGGTGCCGCTCTTCCTGCTCAGCGGAGCGGAGGACGGAGTGGCGAGCGTGGAGACCGGCCGTGCCTTCTTCGAGGCCGTGGGCTCCAGGGACAAGCTGTACAAGGTATATCCGGGGATGCGTCACGAGCCGCTCAACGAGCTCGGCAAGGAAGAGGTCCAGCGGGACATCTCCAACTGGATCTCCGCGCATCTCTGA
- the bacN gene encoding bactofilin BacN, with protein sequence MAQGEQTGIIGKGIVIRGNLTGGGDLIIEGRVEGQISLKNHLTIEGTGKVQADIRAEELTINGEASGNIDASGRVAINASAKVAGDIKAPRVVIEDGAVFNGSIEMDVKLPDDI encoded by the coding sequence ATGGCACAGGGCGAGCAGACGGGCATCATCGGCAAGGGCATCGTCATCCGGGGCAATCTGACCGGTGGCGGCGATCTCATCATCGAGGGGCGGGTGGAGGGGCAGATCTCCCTGAAGAACCACCTGACCATCGAGGGCACTGGAAAGGTCCAGGCGGACATCCGCGCGGAGGAGCTGACCATCAACGGCGAGGCGAGTGGCAACATCGACGCCTCGGGCCGGGTGGCCATCAACGCCTCGGCGAAGGTGGCGGGGGACATCAAGGCCCCGCGCGTGGTCATCGAGGATGGCGCCGTCTTCAACGGCTCCATCGAGATGGACGTGAAGCTGCCGGACGACATCTAA
- a CDS encoding bactofilin family protein, whose protein sequence is MANTVIGSSIVIDGEISGDEDLVIQGTVKGKISLKESLFVEGSGVVEADIETQNVEIAGRVTGNIAASDKVELKTDCRVVGDIKAPRILIADGASFKGNVDMDIPKER, encoded by the coding sequence ATGGCGAATACGGTCATTGGTTCGAGCATTGTCATCGACGGTGAGATCTCTGGCGACGAGGATCTGGTCATCCAGGGGACGGTGAAGGGGAAGATCTCCCTCAAGGAGAGTCTCTTCGTCGAGGGCAGCGGCGTCGTCGAGGCGGACATCGAGACGCAGAACGTGGAGATCGCGGGCCGCGTGACGGGCAACATCGCGGCCTCCGACAAGGTGGAGCTGAAGACGGACTGCCGCGTGGTGGGCGACATCAAGGCCCCGCGCATCCTCATCGCCGATGGAGCCTCCTTCAAGGGCAACGTCGACATGGACATTCCGAAGGAGCGCTGA